The Cellulomonas sp. P24 genome contains a region encoding:
- a CDS encoding metal-sensitive transcriptional regulator has protein sequence MEMDPEEMARVVNRLRRTQGQVGGVVRMLEEGRTCEDIITQLAAVSRALDRTGFALTASGLRQCLADSGGTETTDTLKLEKVFLSLA, from the coding sequence ATGGAGATGGACCCGGAAGAAATGGCCAGAGTCGTCAACCGGCTCAGGCGGACCCAGGGGCAGGTGGGGGGCGTCGTGCGGATGCTCGAGGAGGGTCGGACCTGCGAGGACATCATCACCCAGCTCGCCGCAGTCAGCCGGGCCCTGGACCGGACGGGATTCGCCCTCACCGCATCGGGACTCAGGCAGTGCCTGGCCGACTCCGGCGGCACGGAGACGACGGACACGCTCAAGCTGGAGAAGGTGTTCCTCTCACTCGCCTGA
- a CDS encoding DUF302 domain-containing protein gives MSYAITTTLDQAFETTLAAVRAALTAQGFGILTEIDMAGTMKAKLDVDIDPQVILGACNPPLAHRALQVEESIGLLLPCNVVVRAAGAGRTTVEALDPTVMVTVTGNDDLRPVAADAASRLVAALRSLAPSPTS, from the coding sequence ATGAGCTATGCCATCACCACCACCTTGGACCAGGCGTTTGAGACGACCTTGGCGGCGGTGCGCGCCGCGTTGACCGCGCAAGGTTTCGGGATCCTGACCGAGATCGACATGGCGGGCACGATGAAGGCGAAGCTCGACGTCGACATCGACCCCCAGGTCATCCTCGGCGCGTGCAATCCACCGCTGGCTCACCGCGCGTTGCAGGTCGAGGAGTCGATCGGACTGCTCCTACCGTGCAACGTGGTCGTGCGCGCTGCAGGCGCGGGCCGCACCACGGTCGAGGCCCTGGACCCGACTGTCATGGTCACCGTGACCGGCAACGACGACCTTCGACCAGTCGCCGCCGACGCCGCCTCACGGCTGGTCGCCGCCCTTCGCAGTCTCGCTCCGTCGCCAACTTCGTGA